In Anaerolineales bacterium, a genomic segment contains:
- a CDS encoding DUF402 domain-containing protein — MLPITIYKLDHRGEERWRYEGRLLAAGATWCQVEAIYNGHESDDGYVVWRQGDRFIEWFYTDRWYNVFEIHDVTHGHIKGWYCNITFPATITPTAVTWRDLALDVWVSAAGDVRLIDEDEFEALPLEEGVRAAARGAVRTIQERVAAGDPPFDVLIG; from the coding sequence ATGCTACCGATCACGATTTATAAATTGGATCATCGTGGTGAGGAACGTTGGCGCTACGAAGGACGGCTTTTGGCGGCGGGAGCAACATGGTGTCAGGTTGAAGCCATTTACAATGGGCATGAGAGCGACGATGGTTATGTTGTTTGGCGGCAAGGGGATCGGTTCATCGAATGGTTTTACACGGATCGCTGGTATAACGTCTTTGAGATTCACGATGTGACGCATGGGCATATCAAAGGCTGGTATTGCAACATCACTTTTCCGGCAACAATCACCCCAACGGCAGTGACATGGCGTGATTTGGCGCTTGATGTGTGGGTCAGCGCGGCGGGCGATGTGCGGCTGATTGACGAGGATGAATTTGAGGCATTGCCCCTTGAGGAGGGGGTGCGGGCAGCGGCGCGGGGCGCTGTGCGGACGATCCAAGAGCGCGTCGCCGCCGGCGACCCACCCTTTGATGTCCTCATCGGCTGA
- a CDS encoding protein kinase, with translation MIGHTLNERYRLEEVIGEGATATVYRATDTRLRRTVAVKMLLPHVHNSTRQRFEQEALASAQLNHPGIMLIYDVGRDRDSHYLVVELVQGHPLYEYIPAQPDVIARLGYHICLALDYAHRAGFIHRDIKPANIYVTGEESIKLMDFGLAIPVDGGVKRVTAMGSIIGTPAYLSPEQAQGKRLDPRTDLYSLGVVLYEMATGQLPFDSEDISAILIQQVNKQPVPPRNIAPHIPLWLDTIILKALEKQPDNRFASAAIMAAALQAGLSGTVRSTVSNESLPKLVERPPQIKAVLVDDHPSLRAPLAAYLELSGDITVLDEGSNGREAIQLAEKHQPDVLLLDLNMPVMGGLDALPEVKRVSPRTKVLILTGRDETPYVMRALRSGANGYILKTSTEQEVVNAVKDVFSGTTVLGKGIAERLVEGLKGGGLDPLTNEEHQVLRAIAAGFEENDQIAERLAIPPDSVPRLLKGIIDKLGVKTRSEAALMALRAGWMTVDDIRDMTR, from the coding sequence ATGATCGGTCATACGTTGAACGAACGCTATCGTTTAGAGGAGGTCATCGGGGAGGGGGCAACCGCCACAGTCTACCGCGCTACAGATACACGTCTGCGGCGTACTGTCGCGGTGAAGATGCTGCTGCCGCATGTCCATAACAGCACTCGCCAGCGTTTTGAGCAAGAAGCGCTTGCCTCGGCACAGTTGAACCATCCGGGCATCATGCTCATTTACGATGTGGGGCGAGATCGTGATTCTCACTACCTCGTTGTTGAACTCGTTCAAGGTCACCCCCTGTATGAGTATATCCCGGCACAGCCAGATGTGATTGCTCGCCTCGGCTATCATATCTGCCTCGCCCTTGATTACGCCCACCGCGCCGGATTCATTCATCGGGACATCAAGCCCGCCAACATTTATGTGACGGGCGAAGAATCAATCAAACTGATGGACTTTGGCTTGGCAATTCCCGTTGATGGGGGGGTGAAGCGCGTCACCGCAATGGGATCGATCATTGGGACGCCCGCCTACCTTTCCCCCGAACAGGCGCAAGGCAAACGGCTTGACCCACGCACCGACCTCTACTCGCTTGGTGTTGTCCTTTATGAAATGGCAACAGGTCAACTTCCCTTTGATTCCGAGGATATTTCAGCGATTCTGATTCAACAGGTGAACAAACAGCCCGTTCCCCCGCGTAATATTGCCCCGCACATCCCCTTGTGGTTGGACACGATCATCCTCAAGGCATTGGAAAAGCAGCCTGATAACCGCTTTGCTTCGGCAGCAATCATGGCGGCGGCACTTCAAGCGGGGCTGAGCGGCACGGTCCGTTCTACTGTCTCCAACGAAAGCCTGCCAAAACTTGTTGAACGTCCGCCGCAAATCAAAGCCGTCCTTGTGGATGATCATCCGTCTTTGCGTGCGCCACTCGCTGCCTACCTTGAACTATCCGGCGATATTACTGTCTTGGACGAAGGCAGCAACGGGCGAGAGGCGATCCAACTTGCCGAAAAGCATCAGCCGGATGTCTTGCTGCTGGATTTGAATATGCCTGTCATGGGTGGTTTGGATGCCCTGCCAGAGGTGAAGCGCGTCAGCCCTCGGACAAAAGTGTTGATTCTCACCGGACGGGACGAAACGCCCTATGTCATGCGGGCGCTGCGCAGCGGGGCAAACGGGTATATTCTAAAGACCTCTACCGAACAAGAGGTGGTCAACGCCGTGAAGGATGTTTTTAGCGGGACCACTGTTTTGGGCAAGGGCATTGCCGAGCGTCTTGTCGAAGGCTTGAAGGGCGGCGGGCTTGACCCGCTGACAAACGAGGAACATCAGGTGCTGCGTGCTATTGCTGCCGGTTTCGAGGAAAACGATCAGATTGCCGAGCGTTTGGCAATTCCCCCAGACAGCGTGCCGCGCCTGCTGAAGGGGATCATAGACAAGTTGGGGGTTAAGACGCGCTCTGAAGCGGCGCTTATGGCGCTGCGGGCGGGCTGGATGACGGTGGACGACATTCGGGATATGACCCGCTAG
- a CDS encoding glycosyltransferase, with the protein MKFLLAASLHHPQELATFRATLPPDAPDPLFPPSQGAYFWAKALRAQGHEVAGFIRNTPALFGGGMHMERFKGNRLFARLSGTLNANAPRLNPDYRLRNRRLLDQVARFRPEAFLLSGGNTVIYTETLAAIRRLGTKIVYLSGVSPVVFSNAMERAAAPLYDLVLVNDYYHGIQWLELGAKKMEALPISACDPEFHHPHLLTPEEQGRYACELGFVGTLVPDRLYGDRVEALNAVRDLGLGIWSIHGIPQSLRDQYRGEALGETMLRVLCGSKIQVNPHGTFMRWGGNLRLFEAAACGIFQITDDRPGISRWFTPGKHLVMYRDPAHLRELAMHYLAHPTEREGMARAARDHVLTHHTYDQRMQALVGLLEG; encoded by the coding sequence GTGAAGTTTCTACTCGCCGCATCCTTACATCACCCCCAAGAACTTGCCACCTTTCGGGCTACCCTTCCTCCTGATGCGCCCGATCCCCTCTTTCCGCCTTCACAGGGGGCTTATTTTTGGGCAAAAGCACTCCGCGCACAGGGGCATGAAGTGGCGGGCTTTATTCGGAACACCCCCGCTCTTTTTGGCGGCGGAATGCACATGGAACGCTTCAAAGGGAATCGCCTTTTCGCCCGTCTGAGCGGGACGCTGAACGCCAACGCTCCCCGCTTGAATCCCGATTATCGCCTCCGCAACCGCCGCCTGCTCGATCAGGTTGCCCGTTTTCGCCCAGAGGCATTCTTGCTCTCCGGCGGGAACACCGTCATTTACACCGAAACGTTGGCGGCGATCCGCCGTTTGGGGACGAAGATTGTCTACCTCAGCGGGGTGAGTCCGGTGGTCTTTTCCAATGCGATGGAACGCGCTGCCGCGCCGCTTTACGATCTGGTTCTGGTCAATGATTACTATCACGGGATTCAATGGCTGGAACTTGGCGCCAAGAAGATGGAGGCGCTGCCCATCTCTGCCTGTGATCCTGAGTTTCACCATCCACACCTATTGACCCCCGAAGAACAGGGGCGCTATGCCTGTGAATTAGGATTCGTGGGGACGCTTGTCCCTGATCGACTTTACGGAGATCGGGTGGAGGCGCTGAACGCCGTGCGCGATTTGGGGCTTGGCATTTGGAGTATTCACGGGATACCACAGTCGCTGCGCGATCAGTATCGGGGCGAGGCACTTGGGGAGACGATGCTGCGCGTCCTATGTGGCTCAAAAATTCAGGTGAACCCTCATGGCACGTTTATGCGTTGGGGGGGCAATTTGCGACTTTTTGAGGCAGCAGCGTGCGGCATCTTTCAAATTACGGATGATCGCCCCGGTATATCGCGCTGGTTTACACCGGGAAAACACCTCGTCATGTACCGCGATCCGGCGCATTTGCGCGAATTGGCAATGCACTACCTTGCCCACCCGACGGAACGGGAAGGTATGGCACGCGCCGCCCGCGATCACGTCCTCACTCACCATACCTATGACCAGCGAATGCAGGCGTTGGTTGGCTTGTTGGAGGGGTGA
- a CDS encoding alpha/beta hydrolase has translation MTGTLPTIPLHYTEQGNGSPLVLLHGFPLNNLIWAETVRTLSDHYRVITPDLRGSGSSPFTDRSMYHMETLAEDVLALLDKLGIEKASIMGHSMGGYVTLALWRLAPERFLSMGLVSTHAWADTDEGRKGREALAEKVFMNGSKEAADAMMPKMFAPETPSDESFIESVRAMMVATNPISVVGMLRGMAARPDSSSLLPDITVPVAVLHGDHDALIPFHRAETMAAAMPDAVLFTIEQAGHMPMLEQPQATAAAIRHFLSKALPDTRT, from the coding sequence ATGACCGGAACACTACCAACCATCCCACTGCATTATACCGAACAGGGAAACGGATCGCCGCTTGTGCTGCTGCATGGTTTCCCTTTAAACAATCTGATTTGGGCGGAAACCGTCCGCACCCTCAGCGATCACTATCGGGTGATCACCCCCGATTTGCGTGGCTCTGGTAGCAGCCCCTTCACAGATCGCAGCATGTATCACATGGAAACACTTGCCGAGGATGTCCTTGCTCTGCTAGACAAACTGGGCATTGAAAAAGCCAGCATCATGGGACACAGCATGGGTGGCTATGTGACACTTGCCCTCTGGCGGCTTGCCCCCGAACGGTTCTTAAGCATGGGCTTGGTCAGCACACACGCTTGGGCGGATACTGATGAAGGGCGCAAAGGGCGTGAGGCGCTTGCCGAAAAAGTCTTTATGAATGGCTCGAAAGAAGCCGCCGATGCGATGATGCCCAAGATGTTTGCCCCAGAAACGCCCTCTGATGAATCATTCATTGAGTCTGTGCGGGCGATGATGGTGGCAACAAACCCGATTAGCGTGGTGGGGATGTTGCGGGGAATGGCGGCACGCCCCGATTCCAGCTCACTGTTACCCGATATAACTGTTCCCGTTGCCGTGCTGCACGGTGATCATGATGCGCTGATCCCCTTCCACCGTGCAGAAACGATGGCAGCTGCCATGCCCGATGCTGTCCTGTTTACCATTGAACAGGCTGGACATATGCCCATGCTGGAACAGCCCCAAGCCACAGCAGCCGCCATTCGTCATTTCTTAAGCAAGGCACTACCCGACACCCGCACATGA
- a CDS encoding ABC transporter ATP-binding protein: MSYIIGRGLHKFFPMGESDLHVLKGIDVTIERGQFTAIMGASGSGKSTLMYLLGGLDQVSEGEIVIGGQRVDRLTGDELAHFRQRMMGFIFQQYYLVPTMNVLENVALPGIFGGLSRDRREERAFRLLDYLGMAEKVDQRPNQLSGGQQQRVAIARALFTNPPIIMGDEPTGALDSKTGTIVMRLLRTLATKHGKTVIVVSHDASIERWADRMLFLRDGQIERDWLSDREAYPDPLLEDDER, encoded by the coding sequence ATGTCATACATCATCGGGCGCGGTCTGCATAAATTCTTCCCCATGGGCGAGAGTGATCTGCATGTCCTCAAGGGGATTGATGTCACCATTGAACGCGGTCAGTTCACGGCGATTATGGGTGCGAGTGGGTCAGGCAAAAGCACATTGATGTACCTCCTCGGCGGGTTGGATCAAGTTAGCGAAGGGGAGATTGTCATTGGCGGGCAGCGTGTGGATCGCTTAACGGGCGACGAACTGGCGCACTTCCGCCAGCGGATGATGGGCTTCATCTTTCAACAGTACTACCTTGTGCCAACGATGAATGTCCTCGAAAATGTTGCTCTACCGGGGATTTTCGGGGGGTTGAGTCGGGATCGGCGGGAGGAACGCGCCTTTCGTCTCTTGGATTATTTGGGGATGGCAGAAAAGGTTGATCAGCGCCCAAACCAACTTTCCGGTGGGCAGCAGCAGCGGGTTGCCATTGCGCGGGCGCTTTTTACCAACCCGCCGATCATCATGGGCGATGAGCCAACGGGCGCTCTGGACAGCAAGACGGGGACAATTGTCATGCGGCTGCTGCGCACCCTAGCGACAAAACACGGCAAAACCGTGATCGTCGTCTCCCACGATGCAAGCATAGAGCGTTGGGCAGATCGCATGTTGTTTTTGCGCGATGGACAGATCGAACGGGATTGGCTCTCGGATCGTGAGGCATACCCCGACCCCCTTTTGGAGGATGACGAACGTTGA